A window of the Paraburkholderia sp. ZP32-5 genome harbors these coding sequences:
- a CDS encoding amylo-alpha-1,6-glucosidase — MTRIDSPFELARLEDEWLEPDGFGGFASGTVGIARTRRYHALLLAATRAPGGRMVLVNGIEAWLEAGGQHYPLTMQRYGPDVIYPDLRDSFVGFDTSPWPTWRVRVDARTVVVAEVFVSKPTGETVLRWRLEGGDLDAPVLKVRPLLSGRDYHALHHENPAFNFNARTSDDQSCVNWQPYGGLPVIHAATNGTYTHAPDWYRNFYYTREQERGLDCNEDLATPGVFSFDLARGDAVMILSASPADATTTATANQNAPTDAATHAANLARTERQRRAALGSRLQRSADAYVVTRNEGRTILAGFPWFTDWGRDTFIAMRGLLIAANRRDDAEAILLEWSGTLSDGMLPNRFPDYGDAPEYNSVDASLWFIVALHDYLATPHASAATRAHLQQAAEAILTGYTNGTRFNIGACAEDGLLRAGIPGVQLTWMDAKVGDWVVTPRIGKPVEVQALWINALRIASAWNPQWRQQAERATLAFRQRFIDPLTQTLFDNVDVDHAPGTVDRTIRPNQIFAVGGLPFPLLEGDAARAVLGQVEAQLLTPLGLRSLAPSDPAYRGHYGGSPSARDGAYHQGTVWLWLIGPFIEAWLRTYGATTENRVQARARFLDPLYAHLDRTGLDHLSEIADGDAPHAPAGTPFQAWSLGELLRIESLLAQFERDST; from the coding sequence ATGACACGCATCGATTCACCGTTCGAGCTTGCACGGCTCGAAGACGAATGGCTGGAACCGGACGGCTTCGGTGGCTTTGCGTCGGGCACGGTCGGCATCGCGCGCACGCGCCGTTATCACGCGTTGCTGCTTGCCGCCACGCGCGCGCCGGGTGGGCGAATGGTGCTCGTCAACGGCATCGAGGCGTGGCTCGAAGCAGGTGGGCAGCACTATCCATTGACGATGCAACGCTATGGGCCGGATGTGATCTATCCGGATCTGCGCGACAGTTTCGTCGGCTTCGATACCTCGCCATGGCCGACGTGGCGCGTGCGGGTCGATGCACGGACGGTGGTCGTCGCCGAGGTGTTCGTCAGCAAGCCGACAGGCGAAACGGTGTTGCGCTGGCGGCTCGAAGGCGGCGATCTCGATGCGCCGGTGCTGAAGGTCAGGCCGCTGCTATCGGGACGCGATTACCACGCGCTGCATCACGAGAATCCCGCCTTCAACTTCAACGCGCGGACAAGTGACGATCAGTCGTGCGTGAACTGGCAACCGTATGGCGGCCTGCCGGTCATTCATGCGGCGACCAATGGCACATATACGCACGCACCTGACTGGTATCGCAACTTCTACTACACGCGCGAGCAGGAGCGTGGTCTCGACTGCAATGAAGATCTCGCGACGCCTGGGGTGTTCAGCTTCGATCTCGCTCGCGGCGATGCGGTGATGATCCTGAGCGCTTCGCCAGCGGACGCAACGACAACGGCAACAGCAAACCAGAACGCCCCAACCGATGCCGCCACACACGCAGCGAACCTCGCGCGCACCGAGCGGCAGCGCCGCGCCGCGCTCGGCTCGCGCCTGCAACGCTCGGCCGATGCCTATGTGGTCACGCGCAACGAAGGCCGCACGATACTCGCGGGTTTCCCATGGTTCACCGATTGGGGCCGCGACACCTTCATCGCGATGCGCGGTCTGCTGATCGCGGCGAACCGTCGCGACGACGCCGAAGCGATCCTGCTCGAATGGTCGGGCACGCTATCCGACGGCATGCTGCCGAATCGCTTCCCTGATTACGGCGATGCGCCCGAATACAACTCCGTCGATGCATCGTTATGGTTCATCGTCGCGTTGCACGACTATCTGGCGACACCGCACGCAAGCGCAGCCACGCGCGCGCACTTGCAGCAGGCCGCCGAAGCGATTCTCACCGGCTATACCAACGGCACGCGTTTCAACATCGGCGCTTGCGCCGAAGACGGCCTGCTGCGCGCCGGCATCCCCGGTGTGCAACTTACATGGATGGACGCGAAAGTCGGCGACTGGGTGGTCACGCCGCGCATCGGCAAGCCGGTCGAAGTGCAGGCGCTGTGGATCAACGCACTGCGGATCGCGTCGGCATGGAATCCGCAGTGGCGTCAGCAGGCGGAGCGCGCGACGCTCGCGTTTCGTCAGCGCTTCATCGATCCGCTCACGCAGACGCTGTTCGATAACGTCGACGTCGACCATGCGCCGGGCACCGTCGATCGCACGATCCGGCCGAACCAGATCTTCGCTGTCGGCGGCCTGCCGTTTCCGCTGCTCGAAGGCGATGCGGCGCGCGCGGTACTCGGCCAGGTCGAAGCGCAATTGCTGACGCCGCTGGGCTTGCGTTCGCTCGCGCCGTCCGATCCCGCTTATCGCGGCCATTACGGCGGCTCGCCGTCCGCACGCGATGGCGCCTATCATCAAGGCACGGTGTGGTTGTGGCTGATCGGTCCGTTCATCGAAGCGTGGCTGCGCACGTATGGCGCGACTACTGAAAACCGCGTGCAGGCGAGAGCGCGTTTTCTTGATCCGCTGTATGCGCATCTCGATCGCACGGGGCTCGACCACCTGTCTGAAATCGCCGATGGCGATGCGCCGCATGCGCCCGCGGGCACGCCGTTTCAGGCATGGTCGCTCGGCGAGCTGCTGCGCATCGAAAGCCTGCTAGCCCAATTCGAGCGCGACAGCACGTAA
- a CDS encoding MGH1-like glycoside hydrolase domain-containing protein — MPPLRAANLLATVEGSRLHSGDCAHWQRWGPYLSERQWGTVREDYSPNGTAWDSFPHDHARSRAYRWGEDGIAGFGDDRLSWCVSLALWNRKDPILKERLFGLTNSQGNHGEDVKELYFYLDGTPTHSYMRMLYKYPHAAYPYEDLIDENARRGGEMPEYEILDTGVFDDLRYFDVQVEYAKHTPNDIVMRVTIENRADEAASLDVLPQIWARNSWSWRENKDKPKLTLGTDHDGAVHLVGHHHVHEPIIVTAWSHDAPLTWLFCENDTNVKRLFNTDSAGPFKDGFNDYLIHGDENAIRRDTGTKAGAHAALEFGPHGRAVLYLRWRSQADTDDASFDADAVIARRLAEADEFYGALQHEIVDPDARLVQRQALAGMLWSKQYYQYDVQRWLDGDPLQPPPPPERKRGRNVDWRHLCNADIVSMPDKWEYPWYASWDLAFHAAAFALIDPAFAKKQLLLLVKDRYQHPNGQLPAYEWALGDANPPVHAWAAWRVYEIDRALTGKADRDFLELVFHKLLLNFSWWVNRKDADGHNIFQGGFLGLDNVGIFDRSSPLPTGGHIDQADGTAWMAAYALDLMRIALELAYANHVFVDIGVKFFEHFLYIAEAVSCDDGCDTGLWDSEDEFFYDKLRLPDGSNFPMRVRSIVGLIPLFAVHVLEERLHGGLPGLRERLVWFLEHRPDLAKLVSRWNEPGKGNALLLSLLRGHRMKALLRRTLDESEFLSDHGVRALSRYHRDHPFVFNHNGNSFCVKYLPAESDTRVFGGNSNWRGPVWMPVNYLLIESLYEFHRYYGEDFRVEYPTGSGQKFSLCEIADELARRATTLFLKNSDGERPVMGAYPLLQADPCSQDLILFHEYFHGDNGRGVGASHQTGWTGLVALLLQPRAMAASGNVPLAGEPAARAPIPAGPVVTPAVAPTPECEPAQSIAVATATTK, encoded by the coding sequence ATGCCACCGCTGCGCGCTGCCAATCTGCTTGCCACCGTCGAAGGCTCCCGGCTGCATTCGGGCGATTGTGCCCACTGGCAGCGCTGGGGTCCGTATCTGAGCGAGCGCCAGTGGGGCACGGTGCGCGAGGACTACAGCCCGAACGGCACCGCGTGGGATTCCTTTCCACACGACCATGCGCGCAGCCGCGCGTACCGCTGGGGCGAAGACGGCATCGCCGGTTTCGGCGACGACCGGCTTAGCTGGTGCGTATCGCTCGCGCTGTGGAATCGCAAGGACCCGATCCTCAAGGAGCGCCTGTTCGGCCTCACCAACTCGCAGGGCAATCACGGCGAGGATGTGAAGGAGCTGTACTTCTATCTCGACGGCACGCCGACGCATTCGTACATGCGCATGCTGTACAAGTACCCGCACGCGGCGTATCCATACGAAGATTTGATCGACGAGAACGCGCGCCGTGGCGGCGAGATGCCGGAGTACGAGATTCTCGATACCGGCGTGTTCGACGATCTGCGCTATTTCGATGTGCAGGTCGAATACGCGAAGCACACGCCCAATGACATCGTGATGCGCGTGACGATCGAAAATCGCGCGGACGAAGCCGCGTCGCTCGATGTGCTGCCGCAAATCTGGGCGCGCAATTCGTGGTCGTGGAGAGAGAACAAGGACAAGCCGAAGCTGACGCTCGGCACCGATCATGATGGTGCGGTTCATCTGGTCGGCCATCATCATGTACACGAGCCGATTATCGTGACCGCGTGGTCGCACGATGCGCCGCTCACGTGGCTGTTCTGCGAAAACGACACCAACGTGAAGCGGCTATTCAATACGGACAGCGCGGGTCCGTTCAAGGACGGCTTCAACGACTATCTGATTCACGGCGACGAGAACGCGATTCGCCGCGACACGGGCACCAAGGCCGGCGCGCACGCGGCACTCGAATTTGGCCCGCATGGCCGCGCGGTCTTGTATCTGCGCTGGCGCTCGCAAGCCGATACCGACGACGCATCGTTCGACGCCGACGCCGTGATCGCGCGCCGCCTCGCCGAGGCCGACGAATTCTATGGCGCGTTGCAACACGAGATCGTCGATCCGGACGCGCGCCTCGTGCAGCGTCAGGCGCTGGCCGGCATGCTGTGGTCGAAGCAGTACTACCAGTACGACGTGCAGCGCTGGCTCGACGGCGATCCATTGCAGCCGCCTCCGCCGCCGGAGCGCAAGCGCGGCCGCAACGTCGACTGGCGGCATCTGTGCAATGCGGACATCGTGTCGATGCCGGACAAGTGGGAGTACCCGTGGTACGCGTCGTGGGACCTCGCGTTTCATGCGGCGGCGTTCGCGCTGATCGATCCCGCGTTCGCGAAGAAGCAGTTGCTGTTGCTGGTGAAGGATCGCTATCAGCATCCGAACGGTCAATTGCCCGCGTACGAATGGGCGCTCGGCGACGCGAATCCGCCCGTGCATGCGTGGGCCGCGTGGCGCGTGTACGAGATCGATCGCGCGCTGACCGGCAAGGCGGATCGCGATTTTCTCGAACTCGTTTTTCACAAGCTGCTGCTGAATTTCTCGTGGTGGGTCAATCGCAAGGACGCGGACGGCCACAATATTTTCCAGGGCGGCTTTCTCGGGCTCGACAACGTCGGCATCTTCGATCGCTCGTCGCCGCTGCCGACCGGCGGCCATATCGACCAGGCCGACGGCACCGCGTGGATGGCCGCCTATGCGCTGGACCTGATGCGCATCGCGCTCGAACTCGCGTATGCAAACCATGTGTTCGTCGATATCGGCGTGAAGTTCTTTGAGCACTTCCTGTATATCGCGGAAGCCGTCAGTTGCGACGATGGCTGCGATACCGGCTTGTGGGACAGCGAGGACGAGTTCTTCTATGACAAGCTGCGCTTGCCCGACGGCAGCAATTTCCCGATGCGCGTGCGTTCGATCGTTGGACTGATTCCGCTGTTCGCGGTACATGTGCTCGAAGAACGTCTGCATGGCGGCTTGCCGGGTCTGCGCGAGCGGCTCGTATGGTTCCTCGAACATCGGCCCGATCTCGCTAAGCTCGTATCGCGCTGGAACGAACCGGGCAAGGGCAATGCGTTGCTGCTGTCGCTGCTGCGCGGGCATCGGATGAAAGCGTTGCTGCGGCGCACGCTCGACGAAAGCGAGTTTCTCTCCGATCATGGCGTGCGTGCGCTGTCGCGCTACCATCGCGATCACCCGTTCGTGTTCAATCACAACGGCAACAGCTTCTGCGTTAAATACCTGCCGGCCGAATCGGACACGCGCGTGTTCGGCGGCAATTCGAACTGGCGCGGCCCGGTGTGGATGCCGGTCAACTATCTGCTGATCGAATCGCTGTATGAATTTCACCGCTACTACGGCGAGGATTTTCGCGTCGAGTATCCGACCGGTTCCGGGCAGAAGTTCTCGCTGTGCGAAATCGCCGACGAACTCGCGCGCCGGGCAACTACGCTGTTCCTGAAGAACAGCGACGGCGAGCGGCCGGTCATGGGCGCGTATCCGCTATTGCAGGCGGACCCGTGTTCGCAGGATCTGATTCTGTTTCACGAGTATTTCCACGGCGACAACGGCCGGGGCGTAGGGGCTTCGCATCAGACCGGCTGGACCGGGCTGGTTGCGTTGCTGTTGCAGCCGCGTGCGATGGCGGCATCGGGTAACGTGCCGCTGGCGGGCGAGCCGGCCGCGCGCGCGCCGATTCCAGCCGGGCCGGTGGTGACGCCTGCTGTGGCGCCTACGCCGGAGTGCGAACCCGCGCAGTCAATCGCGGTTGCGACTGCAACGACGAAGTAA
- the zwf gene encoding glucose-6-phosphate dehydrogenase has product MSTPSNSSASSSQSDTTAARSCKISASPHDALPSAAGKKPAPPCTLVIFGAGGDLTRRLLMPALYNLAVDGLLDDGMKIIGVNHGERATSEWVEDLHTSLQQFAADKASTFHAGKLDDNAWNWVAQRLEYMAGEFESDDTFAQLKQKLAQQHSGNVIFYLAVGARFFKPIVERLGKTGLLKEGDEANGGFRHLVIEKPFGTDVTSARDLNAHILTYASEAQVYRIDHFLGKDTVQSILAVRFANALFEPIWRREYIDCVQITAAETIGVEGRGSFYEQTGAFRDMVPNHLFQLLGMVAMEPPNSFDAEAVRDKKAELSDAIQPLTRHDVVFGQYEKGPAGPGYREEPDVAPDSTTETYAAARVFVENWRWAGVPFYLRTGKRLAARRTEISVQLKPVPFRLFRDTPVDALTPNVLTLRIDPAHGTSFDFNVKMPGPVMQVGAVQSSFDYNDFFAEQANVGYETLLYDCMLGDETLFQRADSIETSWCSVDEVLHPKTGGPIEVHGYAAGSEGPTQADALLARDGHAWRPLQRDAVGKK; this is encoded by the coding sequence ATGTCGACACCCTCCAATTCCTCCGCTTCTTCTTCTCAATCCGATACGACTGCCGCGCGCAGCTGCAAGATCAGCGCGAGTCCGCACGATGCATTGCCGTCGGCGGCCGGCAAGAAACCGGCGCCGCCTTGCACGCTCGTGATCTTCGGCGCCGGCGGCGACCTGACCCGGCGCCTGCTGATGCCCGCGCTTTACAACCTCGCGGTCGATGGCCTGCTCGACGACGGCATGAAGATCATCGGCGTCAACCATGGCGAACGCGCAACCAGCGAGTGGGTCGAGGATCTGCACACGTCGCTGCAGCAGTTCGCCGCCGACAAGGCCAGCACGTTCCACGCCGGCAAACTCGACGACAACGCATGGAACTGGGTCGCGCAACGGCTCGAATACATGGCGGGCGAATTCGAATCCGACGATACGTTCGCGCAACTCAAGCAGAAGCTCGCGCAGCAGCACAGCGGCAACGTGATTTTTTACCTCGCGGTCGGTGCGCGTTTTTTCAAGCCGATTGTCGAACGTCTCGGCAAGACCGGTTTGCTGAAAGAGGGCGACGAAGCGAACGGCGGCTTCCGTCATCTCGTGATCGAAAAGCCGTTCGGTACCGATGTAACGTCGGCGCGCGATCTGAACGCGCACATCCTGACGTACGCGAGCGAGGCGCAGGTCTATCGGATCGATCACTTTCTCGGCAAGGACACCGTGCAGAGCATTCTCGCGGTGCGCTTCGCGAATGCGTTGTTCGAGCCGATCTGGCGGCGCGAATATATCGACTGCGTGCAGATCACGGCGGCTGAAACGATCGGCGTCGAAGGGCGAGGCAGTTTCTATGAACAGACCGGCGCGTTTCGCGACATGGTGCCGAACCATCTGTTCCAGTTGCTCGGCATGGTCGCCATGGAGCCACCCAATTCGTTCGATGCCGAAGCGGTGCGCGACAAGAAAGCCGAACTGTCCGACGCGATCCAGCCGCTGACGCGCCACGATGTCGTGTTCGGCCAGTATGAAAAGGGACCGGCGGGCCCCGGCTATCGCGAGGAACCCGACGTCGCGCCCGACAGCACGACCGAAACCTATGCGGCGGCGCGCGTATTCGTCGAGAATTGGCGCTGGGCCGGCGTGCCGTTCTATCTGCGCACCGGCAAACGGCTCGCGGCGCGCCGCACCGAGATCTCGGTGCAGCTGAAGCCGGTGCCGTTCCGGCTGTTCCGCGATACGCCGGTCGATGCGCTCACACCGAACGTGCTGACGCTGCGCATCGATCCCGCGCACGGCACGAGCTTCGACTTCAACGTGAAAATGCCGGGGCCGGTGATGCAGGTCGGCGCGGTGCAGTCGTCGTTCGACTACAACGACTTCTTTGCCGAGCAGGCGAATGTCGGCTACGAAACGCTGCTGTACGACTGCATGCTCGGCGACGAGACGCTGTTCCAGCGCGCTGACAGCATCGAGACGAGCTGGTGCTCGGTCGATGAGGTGCTGCATCCGAAGACCGGCGGTCCGATCGAGGTGCATGGGTATGCGGCCGGCAGCGAGGGGCCGACCCAGGCCGATGCGCTGCTCGCGCGCGACGGCCATGCATGGCGGCCGCTGCAACGCGACGCGGTGGGAAAGAAGTAA
- a CDS encoding ROK family protein, whose translation MKSRSAPKTSGENILAIDVGGTGLKAAIIDADGKMKTERVRVATPHPCTPEQLVDALVQLVAPLVEQAPPSLISIGFPGVVRDNRILTAPHFGIEGWHDIPLADSLAQRLGGLPARMINDAEMQGFAAIEGHGLEFVLTLGTGAGTAMFRDGELMPHLELAHHPVSKKGVAYDEYIGEAAREQVGSKRWNRRVEKVIGILDSLVNYDKLWIGGGNAARIKFELPPHVATVSNDAGIEGGARLWHPLSVRETRQLPEATQKTGRFSLKR comes from the coding sequence GTGAAAAGCAGAAGCGCGCCGAAGACCAGCGGCGAGAACATTCTCGCGATCGACGTTGGGGGCACCGGTTTGAAGGCCGCGATCATCGACGCCGACGGCAAGATGAAGACCGAGCGCGTGCGCGTCGCGACGCCGCATCCGTGCACGCCCGAGCAGCTCGTCGATGCGCTCGTGCAACTGGTCGCGCCGCTCGTCGAACAGGCGCCGCCTTCATTGATCTCGATCGGTTTTCCGGGTGTCGTGCGCGACAATCGCATTCTGACCGCACCGCATTTCGGCATCGAAGGCTGGCATGACATCCCGCTCGCGGATTCGCTCGCGCAGCGCCTCGGTGGTCTGCCGGCGCGCATGATCAACGATGCCGAGATGCAAGGCTTCGCCGCGATCGAAGGACATGGCCTCGAATTCGTGCTGACGCTCGGCACCGGCGCGGGCACCGCGATGTTCCGCGACGGCGAGCTGATGCCGCATCTGGAGCTGGCCCATCATCCGGTCAGCAAGAAGGGCGTTGCTTACGACGAATACATCGGCGAGGCCGCGCGCGAGCAGGTCGGCAGCAAGCGCTGGAACCGGCGTGTCGAGAAGGTGATCGGCATTCTCGATTCGCTGGTCAACTACGACAAGCTGTGGATCGGCGGCGGCAACGCGGCGCGGATCAAGTTCGAGTTGCCGCCTCATGTGGCGACGGTGTCGAACGATGCGGGTATCGAGGGCGGCGCGCGTTTGTGGCATCCGCTGTCGGTGCGCGAGACGCGGCAGTTGCCCGAGGCGACGCAGAAAACCGGGCGGTTCAGCCTCAAGCGATGA
- a CDS encoding YbhB/YbcL family Raf kinase inhibitor-like protein translates to MTIRSNLHLARRLVSVGICAVFAYASAQAYAGEAFAVASPGTADGGTLDASHAASANNCGGGNVSPALQWQNAPAGTKSFAVTIFDPDGGKGLGIVHWIVYGIAPSTMGLAAGEAVPHGGVSGTNRTGGPGYYGPCPPVGEVPHHYIAQVYALDLPADALPAGLKRDAFLAAIKDHVLAATSTVLRYGR, encoded by the coding sequence ATGACGATTCGAAGCAATCTGCACCTGGCGCGGCGCCTGGTCTCCGTCGGCATCTGCGCGGTGTTCGCCTATGCGAGCGCACAGGCGTATGCGGGCGAGGCGTTCGCGGTGGCGTCGCCGGGAACCGCCGACGGCGGCACGCTCGACGCCAGCCATGCGGCGAGCGCTAACAATTGCGGCGGCGGTAACGTGTCGCCCGCGCTGCAATGGCAGAACGCACCGGCCGGCACGAAGAGTTTCGCGGTGACGATTTTCGACCCCGACGGCGGCAAGGGCCTGGGCATCGTGCATTGGATCGTGTATGGCATCGCGCCGAGCACGATGGGACTCGCGGCGGGCGAGGCCGTGCCGCATGGCGGCGTGTCGGGCACCAACCGTACCGGCGGCCCGGGGTACTACGGGCCGTGTCCGCCGGTCGGCGAGGTGCCGCATCACTACATCGCGCAGGTCTATGCGCTCGATCTGCCGGCCGATGCATTGCCGGCCGGCCTGAAGCGCGATGCGTTTCTCGCGGCGATCAAGGACCATGTGCTCGCCGCGACGAGCACCGTGCTGCGTTATGGGCGGTGA
- a CDS encoding aldo/keto reductase, with translation MQYRQFGRTGLTVSRLCLGTMTFGLQADEAASHRILDTAADAGVNFIDTANVYPLGGGESRVGHTEQIIGSWLKGKRDRFIVATKAVGKMGPAAWDQGASRKHLLDAIDASLHRLGTDYVDLYQLHSDDPKTPLDETLEALDVIVRSGKARYIGVSNFFAYRLARALGRADVLRVARFVSVQPRYNLLFREIERELLPLAAEEQLAVMPYNPLAGGLLTGKHKHDAKPAEGRFTEAVGEAGARYQQRYWHEREFETIEQLKSIVAPSGESLTKISLAWVLANPQITSAIIGASRAEQLTDSLAAVDFVLDGGLKKQLDEASVQYRRGDSVR, from the coding sequence ATGCAATATCGCCAGTTCGGCCGTACCGGCCTGACCGTTTCGCGCCTGTGTCTCGGCACCATGACTTTCGGCTTGCAAGCCGACGAAGCCGCATCGCACCGTATCCTCGACACGGCCGCGGACGCCGGAGTCAATTTCATCGACACCGCCAACGTCTATCCGCTCGGCGGCGGCGAGAGCCGGGTCGGGCACACCGAGCAGATCATCGGCAGCTGGCTGAAGGGCAAGCGCGATCGCTTCATCGTCGCGACCAAGGCGGTCGGCAAGATGGGGCCGGCGGCATGGGATCAGGGCGCGTCGCGCAAACATCTGCTCGATGCGATCGACGCGTCGCTGCACCGCCTCGGCACCGACTACGTCGATCTGTACCAGCTCCATTCCGACGACCCGAAGACGCCGCTCGATGAAACGCTCGAAGCACTCGACGTGATCGTGCGCTCGGGCAAGGCACGTTATATCGGCGTGTCGAACTTCTTCGCGTACCGGCTCGCGCGTGCATTGGGACGCGCGGACGTGCTGCGCGTCGCGCGCTTCGTGTCGGTGCAGCCGCGCTACAACCTGCTGTTTCGCGAGATCGAACGCGAGTTGCTGCCGCTGGCCGCCGAGGAACAACTGGCGGTGATGCCGTATAACCCGCTCGCCGGCGGCCTGCTGACCGGCAAGCACAAGCATGACGCGAAGCCCGCGGAAGGGCGCTTCACCGAAGCGGTCGGCGAGGCCGGCGCGAGATATCAGCAGCGCTACTGGCACGAGCGTGAGTTCGAAACGATCGAGCAGTTGAAGTCGATCGTTGCGCCGAGCGGCGAATCGCTGACGAAGATTTCACTCGCGTGGGTGCTGGCGAATCCGCAGATCACGTCGGCGATCATTGGCGCGAGCCGGGCGGAGCAGCTGACCGACTCGCTCGCTGCCGTCGATTTCGTGCTCGATGGTGGGCTCAAAAAGCAGCTCGATGAAGCGAGCGTGCAGTATCGGCGGGGCGACTCGGTTCGATAA